A single genomic interval of Hydractinia symbiolongicarpus strain clone_291-10 chromosome 8, HSymV2.1, whole genome shotgun sequence harbors:
- the LOC130655774 gene encoding C-C chemokine receptor type 1-like produces MFKMTNLKSLEDVCTVFLIPDVNCTCDNKDISAALGTKFTFCSPSVPPSTEFVDSQDIIARTLAIATIIASLIGIQGNSLVLIVAWKGRFTLIRYQKLLVGLAICDLLFAVFQMILTPYFWTQKWQYGQVLCKTFRSGVDLGAFIGLGFIVIISVERHSGISNPMFNSKKVIIILTCFNIIFGMINAIPLLVFYDVNEHDRCLPEWPSKKGQLGYSWYSLIVLNLLPISVVTVLYINIIRIVRKGLLDATIQVSMEPKLLVRRLKETKRIMKIVAALLLAFICFVFPHSVISLYFLLREKIDNKTYEALSIVGLISHPFHVAINPVLYSVFDSRWRNEIKLLFKVKSTSRPSMVGSPFTMRTQEMPRRTGTNCLVTQDDGGDSISMTS; encoded by the coding sequence ATGTTTAAAATGACGAATTTAAAATCATTAGAGGATGTATGCACTGTTTTTTTGATTCCCGACGTTAACTGCACGTGTGATAATAAAGACATATCAGCCGCATTGGGTACAAAGTTTACATTCTGTTCTCCCTCTGTGCCACCATCTACAGAATTTGTGGATAGCCAAGATATAATAGCAAGAACCTTAGCAATAGCAACAATAATAGCTTCTTTAATAGGCATTCAGGGTAATTCCTTGGTTCTCATCGTAGCTTGGAAAGGAAGATTTACTTTAATAAGATACCAAAAGTTATTAGTTGGTTTAGCAATATGCGATCTTCTGTTTGCAGTTTTCCAAATGATACTGACACCGTATTTTTGGACACAAAAATGGCAGTATGGACAAGTATTGTGTAAAACATTCCGGAGTGGTGTTGATCTAGGCGCGTTTATTGGTTTGGGATTCATAGTAATAATTAGCGTAGAGAGACACTCGGGTATATCAAATCCAATGTTTAACTCCAAGAAGGTCATTATCATATTGACATGTTTTAATATCATATTCGGCATGATTAACGCAATTCCTTTGTTAGTTTTTTATGACGTTAATGAACACGACCGTTGCTTACCGGAATGGCCGAGTAAAAAGGGTCAATTGGGCTATTCATGGTACAGTTTAATTGTGCTCAATCTATTACCTATATCTGTAGTGACAGTTTTGTATATTAACATCATACGTATTGTGAGAAAGGGTTTACTGGATGCGACGATTCAGGTTTCAATGGAACCCAAACTCCTTGTTAGAAGATTAAAGGAAACGAAACGAATAATGAAAATTGTCGCCGCGCTGTTGTTGGCGTTTATTTGTTTCGTTTTCCCACACAGTGTGATATCCCTGTACTTTTTATTGAGAGAAAAGATTGATAACAAAACCTATGAAGCTCTCTCCATCGTGGGTCTGATTTCACATCCATTTCATGTAGCTATTAATCCTGTTTTATATAGTGTATTCGATTCACGATGGAGAAATGAAATCAAATTGTTATTTAAAGTGAAATCAACATCAAGACCAAGCATGGTTGGAAGCCCTTTCACTATGCGAACACAAGAAATGCCACGGAGGACTGGTACCAATTGTTTAGTCACGCAAGATGACGGTGGTGATTCTATAAGCATGACATCTTAA